From Xenopus tropicalis strain Nigerian chromosome 3, UCB_Xtro_10.0, whole genome shotgun sequence, the proteins below share one genomic window:
- the LOC116409783 gene encoding protein spinster homolog 1-like encodes MAESCLTPVPSLIADLFGPEKRTRILALYMCTKAVFCIIASCFGTPVINLAGLNWRNALRITPGFGLFGLLLAVIVMKEPQRGGMEDDKNGDEGTKLNCSCYTNLKQLLKSCHFLTFTAGILCYAYVLGAKYFWVPRIIRQARKDVPIEVYCWTTDCSYDDNLIFGIIKCASDLIGILIGTEISKRYQKKNPNVDALLCGIGLFFCAPFFVLFIFFVEINLPAAYGFIAISRILQAICQVPMVNMKLNLVSPGLRGTASSIQMLFAKLIGKVGSIYFIMLISEAILKHNYTRLSSVQFALTLAPLVAMIGGIVFFTVYLLKQKRAAKPGPEAVISQK; translated from the exons ATGGCGGAAAGCTGCTTGACCCCAGTACCTTCGCTGATTGCGGATCTTTTCGGTCCTGAGAAGAGGACACGCATCCTAGCTTTATACATGTGCACTAAGGCAGTGTTCTG TATCATTGCTAGCTGCTTTGGAACACCAGTAATTAACCTGGCAGGTTTGAACTGGCGCAATGCACTGCGG ATAACCCCAGGGTTTGGCCTTTTTGGCCTATTACTGGCAGTAATCGTTATGAAGGAACCTCAACGAGGAGGAATGGAAGATGACAAAAATGGGGATGAAGGAACTAAATTAAATTGTTCCTGCTATACTAACCTGAAACAACTGCTGAAAAG TTGTCACTTTCTCACCTTCACAGCTGGCATATTATGCTATGCTTATGTGCTTGGTGCGAAATATTTTTGGGTCCCTAGAATAATTCGACAAGCCCGGAAAGATGTACCTATCGAGGTATATTGTTGGACCACAGACTGCAGCTATGATGATAA CCTGATTTTTGGAATCATCAAATGCGCTTCTGACCTAATTGGAATTCTTATTGGCACGGAAATCAGCAAGCGTTACCAGAAGAAGAATCCTAATGTCGACGCACTGTTGTGCGGAATAGGGCTTTTCTTCTGTGCACCTTTCTTTGTGCTCTTTATATTCTTTGTAGAAATCAATCTGCCTGCTGCCTAT gGATTCATTGCCATCTCTAGGATATTACAAGCAATATGCCAAGTCCCGATGGTTAACATGAAACTG AACCTAGTGAGCCCAGGACTACGTGGGACAGCTAGTTCTATTCAAATGTTATTTGCTAAGCTGATAGGAAAAGTAGGGAGCATATACTTTATAATGTTG ATTTCTGAAGCAATCCTAAAGCACAACTATACTCGGCTCAGTAGTGTGCAGTTTGCGTTGACATTGGCTCCATTAGTGGCAATGATTGGAGGGATAGTATTTTTTACCGTATATCTCCTAAAACAGAAAAGGGCAGCAAAACCAGGTCCGGAAGCTGTTATCAGCCAGAAATAA